GCGATACGCTCCTTTCGTCGCCGCAGTATCGACGGGTATCGAGAAAATCCCGTCGACGTCGGATTTCTGGGCAACCGTTTGGAGCATATTACTCTGTTGTTCAGGATCGAAATCCGGATACTGGACGCCTGTTATTTCGATCCCCAACTCGTCACACCGTTGTCTGATAGCTTTCTCTTGCAGTCGGACCCACGTGTCTTGCTTGAACTGGAAGACGATTTCGACGGAGTAGTCTCCCTCCTGAATCTCTTTGACTTCTTCGTCGGTGAGTTCGACCGAACTGGGGGGGCTAGCGTCACTACCGAACGGTCCCTCTCCAACGAGTTCATCCGGTTCGATCGCGTCAAGGTCGAACAGTACCTCGCCTGAACTGTCGCTTCCGCTGCTGCCACCGGAGCTGTCGCCTTCACCGGAGCTGCCGCCTCCGTTGCTCCCGCCCCCGCTGCCCGCACAGCCTGCGAGGCCGACGCCGAGACCAGTTGCACCGAGAGCTCTCATGAACCTACGACGACTGTGGTTATCTCTCATGTTAAGCTTCCACAACGAGTACTGTTCCGCCCAGTTATTTATAATTATCGACTGTATCAGAGCGTGACGCGAGTAGATGTGCATCACTCGGTCCTGGCACGAACATCCATCGAAAACGGCGTCTCCTGTCCGAACGTCACCCTTCGGACGTCGAACACGCCGCCCTCCACAAAATCTATTAGTACACCACAGAAACGAGGGCACAATGAGAACGATCCTGTCGGGGAATCCAATCGGGAAGGGGCCGAACGGTGCAGCCCCACAACCTGCTGAGAGTGTCGAACTCACTCCCGCAGACGTCGAGGCGCTCCGTACCGGCGAGTACACGGCTGCCATCGTCTTCCACTACCTCAAGACCGACTACGTCAGACTCCAGCGGATGGGTCTGGAAGAACGGTTCGGTGAGCTCGGTATCGAGATCGAGGGCGTCTACAATCCCGAGTTCGACGCGAGTAATCAGGCCGAGATCCTCGAGTCACTCGCCGAACGGGACATCGACGCGCTCGTCTCGATCCCCATCGATCAGATCGCGACGGCCGACGCGTACCGCGCCGTCGCCAAATCCGGAACGGACATCGTCTTCATCGACAACGTCCCGCGGGGGTTCGAACACCCGCGAGACTACGCGGGGACCGTCTCCTCGGACAACAGAGGGCTCGGTATCTTCGCCGGGCGGATCCTCCGCGATACGCTCTCGTCCGGACGGGTCGGCATCGTCAAGTTCGACGCGCCGTTCTACGTGACGTCCGAGCGTGAGCGAGGGGCGCGCGACATCCTGGAAGCTGCTGGAAGTATCGAACTCGTCGCCGAGGCCGGGTTCACAGATCCCGACGACGTCTATCAGCGCACCCAGGAGCTGCTCGTTGCCAACCCTGACATCGAGGGGCTGTTCGTCAGCTGGGGCGACCCACCGGGGACGCAGGCCGCAGCAGCCGCCCTCGACCTGGGCATGGACGACATCGTGATCACCACCACCGACCTGAGTGTGGAGACGGCGACGAACATCGCGCGAAACGGCCCCATCAAGGCCACGGGCGCGCAGTTCCCGTATCAACAGGGACACATCGAAGCCAACATGATCGGAAATTCGCTCCTCGCGAACAACACTCCGCAGTTCATCGTCTCCGGCGTCCTCCCAATCCACCGCGGCAATCTTCTTGATCTCTATCCGACATACTTCCAGGAGGAAGCACCGACGGAAATCAGATCACACTACGAGTGAGTGGTCCCGTCACTCCCGGCGTGCGTTCTCCCCTCACCTCCGCGGTCCAGTACCTGATTCAACAGAGAGTAATTACACACATAGATCCGTAATACAGAGCCATCTGCACCAGCTGAACGATACACGGGGCGTGATTCAACACGACGGTCCACCGGTAGGAGGGGCGACAGCTGCGTGTTTCAGGCGATTACAGCATTATACTTGTAACTGATTCGTTCCACCGGTGGGAGGTCCACTCCCACGAACAGGGGGGCTCGTACGGCCCACATGTCCAGAGTAACGGGACACGCAGAGGGGCGCACAGGGTGTTCGAGATTCGTCCTTCCGGCGGAATACTCGTCATCCCGGTTCTGCGTCTCTCAGCGACGCTCAGAGAGTTTTCAGCGGGGAATTGAGTAGTATGTGAGCTGTTTCCGATGGGAGAACGAGATTCGCTGTTGAGTTATCCGCTCTGATCTCTGATGAAACACGTATCGTCAAAGTATCACCGTCGTTCGTGTGGTTCTACGGTATCAATTACTATTCGACTCTGGGTTTCTCACTGGAGAACGCGGCCGATTCATCGGACTCGTTCGTCCCGTCACCTGAGGGCATTTGCTACTGTCTTATCGGTGTTAAGTCCGGTTTTCGGTCCGGTGGCACCTCTCTGCGCTTTCGCACTGAGGAAACGCCTGCAATAACCGTGGCTGGTAACGACAGTCAACGCGATCCATCCGTGTTCTCGCCGCAAAAAGTCGCCTTGGGTGTCGTTCCCTGGCACCGCCGTCCGTGCGCTGTTAGTTGGAGTGGGTGTGGAAGCGCCCTGTCAGCTGGTGATTTCCTCTCCACTCCTCGCCGTCGTCTGGTCGTCCGGCACCTGTTGCGTTCGGAATGCGTCACCGGTCGTCGGATCGAACAGGTGCAGATGATCCGGCGGGAACCGCATCGCGACTGTCTGTCCGGTGGTGAACACCCGCTTCCCCTCGACCGTGGCAGTCACGTCGGCGTCGCTGATGGAGAGGTAGACGTACGAGAGATCGCCCATCGGTTCGACGACGTCGACAGTCGCCGCTAGGGTTTCCGGCTCGTCGTTCGGTTCGGCTTCGATCACGACGTCTTCCGGTCGAACACCGAGGACGACCCGTTCCATCCCCGCGACGGTATCACGCAGCGTCGCGGGAATCGGTAGGCTGAACGCATCGTGTTCGAACGTTTCCTCGGTGACCGCCACCTCGAGGAAGTTCATCGACGGCGAGCCGATGAAGCTCGCGACGAACTGATTGGCCGGCTGGTAGTAACACTCGAGAGGACTCCCGATCTGCTGGAGTTCTCCGTCGTTCAGGATGGCGATGCGGTCGGCCATCGTCATCGCTTCCGTCTGGTCGTGTGTGACGTAGACGGTCGTGGTTCCCAGCTCCTCCTGGAGGCTCTGGAGTTCGGTCCGCATCTCTGTCCGGAGCTTGGCGTCGAGGTTCGAGAGCGGCTCGTCCATCAGGAACAGAGCGGGATCACGGACGATGGCTCGTCCCAGGGCAACACGTTGTTGCTGCCCACCGGAGAGTTCTCCGGGCCGCTTGTCGAGGAGGTTTTCGATGCCCATGAGAGAGGCCGTCGTCGCCACCCGGTCTTCGATCTCCGCGTCGGAGTAGTCCGTCGACATCCTCAGACCAAACGACATGTTCCCACGGGCAGTCATGTGAGGGTATAGCGCGTAGTTCTGGAACACCATCGCGATGTTGCGCTCGCTCGCCCCCTGGTCTGTGACTCGCTCATCGCCGATGTAGATGTCGCCGTCTGTCACCGATTCGAGCCCGGCGATACACCGGAGCGTCGTCGACTTCCCACAGCCCGACGGTCCCACGAGGACGAGAAACTCGCCGTCGTGGATCTCGATGTCCATGTCGGAAACCGCGACGATATCCGACCCGTCGTCGTCGTACACCTTCGAAATGCTGTCGACTGTGACGGACGCCATCGTCACTCCAGCATCGCCGCGAGGTTCTGTCGGGTGGTGAGTGCCGCCTCGTCGGGATTGAGGTGTCCACCGAAGATCTCGGCTGTGTAGTGGCCGTCGTAGCCGACATCGTCCAGCTTCTCGAACATCGCCTGGAACGAGAGGCCCCCCTCACCTGGAGGGAGGCGGTCGGTGTCCGCGAGGTGCAGGTGGACGAGGTCGTCTGCCAGCTCCTCCACGTAGATGGTCGGCGACTCGCCACGATGGGCGGCGTGTGCCGTGTCCATCATCGCCCCAGCGTTCGGAGAGTCCACCTCGTCGAGCAGGCGCAGCTGGTCCTGCGTCGTCTCGATGAGGTTGACGTCCGCGGCGTTCGCCTCAATGGCGACCGTCTTCTCCATCCGTTCTGCGGCCTCCAGGACGTCGTTCAAGACGGCACGCTGGTTCGCCCAGGCGTCCTCGTAGCGCTGTCCCTGGAGCCGCCAGCCGCCGACCCAGATCACGATGTCGCTGTCGAACGCCTCGGCCACGTCGAGGCAGCCGAGGTAGTGTTCGCGCGCCGCCTCGCGTTCGACTTCGAGTGGGCTGGCCGGGTTCGGACCGGGGCCGCCACCCAGTGCCGGGCAGATGCTCGACACTGTCAAGTCGCTCGCGTCGAGGCGCTCTTGGATAGACGCCTGCCGCTCCTCGTCCATGTACTGCGGCCAGGCGTGGGGTGATGCCGCTCCGAACTCGATGGAGTCGAAGCCAGCGGCGTCGATGTGATCGATCGTGCTTTCGAGCGTGTAGCTCGGCGTCCAGACCGGGAAACTGGCGTAGAGCCAGGTATTGATGCCTATGCTGACCATGGCAAATCCTACATGTCCGCTCATTCTATTTAAAATGTCGCCAACAGATCGGGTTGCACCAAAATGTTTATATGCTAAAGTACTGACTTCTGTGCCATGCGACAGAGTGACAGCCAGCGCACAGCAGAGTGTACTTCGAAGAGCGGTTCGAAAAGACGTCGAACGTTCCTGAAAACCGGAGCTGCAGGAACCGCCGCGCTCTTCGCCGGGTGTCTTGGGTGGGGCGACGGTGGGAGTAGCGGCAGTAGCGAGAGTACCGGAGGTGGAAGTGAGGCTAACGGCGCGAGTACCGGAACCCCCTCGAGTGACACCAACCTCTCCGGAACGACCATCAACATGCTGGAGTACGCGGCTGCTCAGGCCGAGGCGACCCGACAGGTACTGCCACAGTTCGAGGAGGAGACCGGTATCACGGTCAATCTCGAAACGGCACCGTACGGCGATCTCATCTCGAAGCAGTTCACGTCGCTCAAGGGCTCTTCGGGGAGCTACGACGTTATCGACGTCGACGTACCCTACTGGCCAGCCTTCGTCAGCAACGACTGGATCCAGCCGTTGAATGGGATGCTCGAACAGAGCAGCCTCCGGCAGTCGGAGTTCCTCCAGCGCGTCTGGAACGACACCGTCGTGTGGGGTGGCCCCGACGACTACCTGAACCTCGACGCGGGCAACGTCATGGGCATTCCCTACCAGCCCAACGTGCTGACACTCTACTACCGCAAGGACCTCTACGACGAGGCGGGACTCTCTCCGCCGCAGACGCTCTCGGACTACCAGCGCGTCGGGCGGGAACTCACGAACCCGGACGAGAACGTCTGGGGGATGGCGATGATGGCGAAGGAACACGAGTCGTTGCTCGTCGAGTGGAAAAGCATGCTGTACAGCCGCGGCGGGCGGTTCTTCGAGGGGGAGACGATCAAGGAGGCACCGTTCGGTATCAGCGAGTCGTGGAATCCGGTGTTCGACGACCAGACTGGCGTCGAGACCTTGAAGTACTACAAGCAACTGATCGAGGCGGACTACACGCCCGACGGCGTGACGAGCTGGGATTGGACGAACGTCACACAGAACTTCATCCAGGGTCGGCTCGCCACCGGACAGGCGTTCTCGAGCACGGCCCGAGTCGCTAACGACCCCGACAAATCGGCGGTCGTCGGGAAGGTGGGCTACGCGCCGTACCCGGGGTCGGACGTGTCGGGGACGATGCTGCGTCGGCCACACTACGGGACTTGGTCGCTTGCGATCCCGAAGAACTCGAAAAAGAAGCAGGCGGCGTGGAAGTTCATCGAGTGGCTCTCGTCGACCGAGATTCAGGTCGAGCGCGCGAGCTATGGCGCACAGCCGAGTCGCCAATCCGCCTATGACCAGCTCACGCAGTCGCAGAACGAGGTGTTCCGGTCGTCACCCGAGTTCTTCCAGGCGCTGTACGACGGTCTCACCCAATACGGCATCGGCCGACCGAAGATCAAAGGCTACTTCCAGTGGTCCAGCACGATGCAGAAGTGGCTGACCCGGTCCATCACGGAGGGGATGGAACCGCAGAAGGCACTCTCAAACGCCGCGAACGAGACGCGGCAACTCCTCGATGAGCAGGGGTACTGACGGACCGATGTCGACCCGAACATTCCCGTCGCTCACGGGGCTCTCACTGACGACCGTCTCGCGTCGCACGGCGTTCAAGTACGGATGGTCCTGCCAGCGTTCATCTACGCTGTCGCCTGGATCGTCTACCCGATGGTGTTTCTGCTTCGGTTGAGTCTCTCGGAGGGAGTCGGCGGTGCGTTCGTCGGGTTCGAGAACTACGCGAAGGTGTTGTCGAGTGCGGACTTCTACGACGCGGTCGCCGCGACGCTCGCCTTCGCCGTTCCCGCTGTGGGGGTCGAACTGGTGTTTGGGACCGTGCTGGCCGTCGCGTACAACTCGGTATCGCGGTTCGAGCGGGTCACCCAGACGATCCTCCTCCTGCCGATGGTGTTGAGCACGTTTGCCGTCGGCCTGATGTTCCGGTGGTTCTTCAGTTCTGACCTTGGCGTCGTAAACTACCTGCTGGGCCTAGTCGGCATCTCCGGACCCGTGTGGCTCAGCGACCCGCAGTTCGCGATGGTGACGGTCGTCGTCGCCGACGTCTGGCAGTGGACGCCGTTCGTGTTCGTCCTCGTCTATGCGGGCCTGCAGACCATCCCCGAGAGCCTCATCGAGGCGGCCACCATCGACGGTGCATCGCGCATCCAGCGGTTCCGGTACATCATCCTCCCCAGTTGTATCCGGTATTGGTGGTGACGGCGCTCATCCGACTCATTATGGCGTTCAAGGGAGGGGACAAGATCTTTGCCATGACAGAAGGAGGTCCAGGAGGGTCGACAAAGACGCTCACCATGCACATCTACGAGAACGCCTTCTCGTTCCTCAACACCGCGGACGCGGCTGCGATGTCGTTCCTGTTCTTAGTGTTCATCATCGTCGTGAGTAACGTGTTCATCGCCCTGCTCGGGCGAGTCAAGGAGACGCGATAACATGTTGAGAACGATGTTTCCCTGGAGTGTGGATGCCCTAGTCGACAGGCTCGGCAGCGTCTTGATCGCCGTCGCGTCGCTCATCGCACTGTTCCCCGTCTACTGGATCGTCACGCGCTCGTTGATGACGACTCGCGCCTCATTCCGCCTCCCCCTGTGTGGATTCCGGAGACGATTACCATCGACGCCTACCGAGCCATCCTCGTCCAGGGCCCGTACTTCGATTACGTCGTCAACAGTGTCGTCTCGACTTCTATCGCGGTCGGGCTGGGGCTGCTGCTCGGCATCCCGGCGACCTACGTGATCGTCCGGTACGACTTCCCCCTGAATCTCGACCATCACCTAGGGTTCTTTTTCCTCTCGATCTTCATGCTCCCGCCCATCGCAGCCACCATTCCCTACTTCAACATCTTCCAGGCACTCGGCGCGCTCGACAGCAGTGTCTGGCTGGGACTCGTCTACGCCGTCTTTACGCTCCCGCTCATCGTCTGGTTCACGCGCGGCTTCATCGACGACATCCCCGAGAGCCTCGGCGAGGCCGCCGAAGTAGACGGTGCGAGCGAGTTCCAGACATTCTACTACGTCTACCTGCCGCTCATCAAGCCCGGCATCGGTGCCGCGGCCATCATCAGCTTCATTCTCACATGGAACGAATACTTCTTCGCGCTGGTGCTGACCCGTCGGGAGGCCAAGCCGCTGTCAGTCGCGACTACCGAGTTCGTCGGACAGTACAACATCGCGTGGAACGAACTCTCCGCGGGACTCGTCATCACCATCGCTCCCGTCGCCGTCTTCCTCCTCCTCACCCAGCGGTACATCATCTCCGGACTGACCAAAGGAGCGGTCAAGGAGTAACCGTCTCCGGCGAGTCTTTCACGACCTCGACCGATCCGTCCGGTCCTCATAAGAATTGTTACGAGTCATGTCGGGGACGACCGCGGTACAGCGCGCGCTCGCACCGATAAACAGTCGCAGCAGTCCTTATCACACGCTACGTACGTCGCTCCGTTCGAGTGCGCCGAGCACTCGCTGGACCGCGATGTCGTCAGCTACGCTCGGTGTGGACGCCGTCGTGTCCAACACTCCCGCCTCGCGACCGTCGGGGTCAGAAGTCGTGACAATCCCATCGAGACTCGAGTGGATCTGGAACCGAGGTTTCGGCTATCAGGACGGTCAGTAGGTCGCCCTGCACCGCGGTGCGAAGTTCGGAACGGTATTAACATCGACCTCGAATCCACCGGTTGTGTTAACTTAGGAGTGAGACGGTTGATGTTCGAATGCTCTATTCGTGAAATCGACCACCTCAACAAAGCTATCGAACGGATCGACTTGGAATTTGTGAAGCGGCAGCGGACACCTCGAGTTCGCGTTTCCAGTGGGTATTCAACTTCTCCTTGCTAGTCTGTCACTCTAGAATACAAAACAATATCTTGAAATTTTGGGTGTCCAAGGGAGTCGAACCGTGATTCACGACTGGGTGCAAAAGGCCGATTTACATCCCGAGAGCGACATGAGTCCGATTCAGATTGAGGTTCAGTACATCACAAAGCCGGTTAGTTGAGACGTCTGCTTGCAAAAGGTGTGCCTAAGACCCAGCAAGCAGACGGTGAAATCCACGAAGACCAGCTCCTTAACTTCCTCGTCAACTCCCTTGACGAGCAAGTTGCTCTTACACTCGCTGAAAACGCCGAGCTGGACGCTGAAGACATCTACGAGGTCCTCGTCGGCGCGTGCGCCGACGGGACCTCGGTCTCAACGCTCTGTAAGAGAAGCGAAGATGCGCCCCACGAAAACTCGGTTCTCTACCATCTCCGCACCAAGTTCGACCTCGAGACGCTCGAACAAATCGGGAACACGCTCCTCCAGAAGGACGTTCTCGACGTCCTGCCTGAGCAGGTGGAGGTCGTTGCGGACCTCCACCTGCGGCCCTACTACGGTGACGAGGACGACACAGAGGGCCTCTATCACTCGGAAGCGAAGCGTGGAACCACCGCGTTCCACGCGTACGCGACACTGTACGCACGCGTGAAGAACAAACGCTACACGCTGGCGGTGCGCCGTCTCGAAGACGGCGACACCGCCAGCAGTGTCCTCGCAGAGTTTCTCGGTATCCTCGACGGCCTTGACCTCGGCGTCAAGGCCGTCTACCTTGACCGCGAATTCTACGACAGCAAGTGTTTGACGCTACTTCAGGCACACAACCACGCGTACGTCATGCCGATCGTCCGCTGGGGACGGACGATCAAGCGGGAACTCTCGGAAGGCTGGAGTCGCGTGATTCAGCACGACCTGACGGCGAAACTCGACGGTCACAGCTGGACCGTCGAGTTTCCCGTCTACATCGACTGTACCTACCAGAACGGACGATACGACGAGCATGGGGTGGCGCGTCACGGCTACGCCGCTGACGCGCCGTTCATCAACTCACCACGCGAGGCTCGATACCACTACGCGAAACGCTTCGGTATCGAGGCGAGCTACCGGCTCTCCGAGCAAACGATTGCGACGACTACGACACAGAATCCGGTCGTACGGCTGTTGTACGTCGTGGTGAGTTTGCTGTTACAGAACGTGTGGCGGTATCTGCACT
This is a stretch of genomic DNA from Salinigranum rubrum. It encodes these proteins:
- a CDS encoding substrate-binding domain-containing protein, with amino-acid sequence MRTILSGNPIGKGPNGAAPQPAESVELTPADVEALRTGEYTAAIVFHYLKTDYVRLQRMGLEERFGELGIEIEGVYNPEFDASNQAEILESLAERDIDALVSIPIDQIATADAYRAVAKSGTDIVFIDNVPRGFEHPRDYAGTVSSDNRGLGIFAGRILRDTLSSGRVGIVKFDAPFYVTSERERGARDILEAAGSIELVAEAGFTDPDDVYQRTQELLVANPDIEGLFVSWGDPPGTQAAAAALDLGMDDIVITTTDLSVETATNIARNGPIKATGAQFPYQQGHIEANMIGNSLLANNTPQFIVSGVLPIHRGNLLDLYPTYFQEEAPTEIRSHYE
- a CDS encoding ABC transporter ATP-binding protein, producing MASVTVDSISKVYDDDGSDIVAVSDMDIEIHDGEFLVLVGPSGCGKSTTLRCIAGLESVTDGDIYIGDERVTDQGASERNIAMVFQNYALYPHMTARGNMSFGLRMSTDYSDAEIEDRVATTASLMGIENLLDKRPGELSGGQQQRVALGRAIVRDPALFLMDEPLSNLDAKLRTEMRTELQSLQEELGTTTVYVTHDQTEAMTMADRIAILNDGELQQIGSPLECYYQPANQFVASFIGSPSMNFLEVAVTEETFEHDAFSLPIPATLRDTVAGMERVVLGVRPEDVVIEAEPNDEPETLAATVDVVEPMGDLSYVYLSISDADVTATVEGKRVFTTGQTVAMRFPPDHLHLFDPTTGDAFRTQQVPDDQTTARSGEEITS
- a CDS encoding sugar phosphate isomerase/epimerase family protein, with product MVSIGINTWLYASFPVWTPSYTLESTIDHIDAAGFDSIEFGAASPHAWPQYMDEERQASIQERLDASDLTVSSICPALGGGPGPNPASPLEVEREAAREHYLGCLDVAEAFDSDIVIWVGGWRLQGQRYEDAWANQRAVLNDVLEAAERMEKTVAIEANAADVNLIETTQDQLRLLDEVDSPNAGAMMDTAHAAHRGESPTIYVEELADDLVHLHLADTDRLPPGEGGLSFQAMFEKLDDVGYDGHYTAEIFGGHLNPDEAALTTRQNLAAMLE
- a CDS encoding ABC transporter substrate-binding protein; this translates as MRQSDSQRTAECTSKSGSKRRRTFLKTGAAGTAALFAGCLGWGDGGSSGSSESTGGGSEANGASTGTPSSDTNLSGTTINMLEYAAAQAEATRQVLPQFEEETGITVNLETAPYGDLISKQFTSLKGSSGSYDVIDVDVPYWPAFVSNDWIQPLNGMLEQSSLRQSEFLQRVWNDTVVWGGPDDYLNLDAGNVMGIPYQPNVLTLYYRKDLYDEAGLSPPQTLSDYQRVGRELTNPDENVWGMAMMAKEHESLLVEWKSMLYSRGGRFFEGETIKEAPFGISESWNPVFDDQTGVETLKYYKQLIEADYTPDGVTSWDWTNVTQNFIQGRLATGQAFSSTARVANDPDKSAVVGKVGYAPYPGSDVSGTMLRRPHYGTWSLAIPKNSKKKQAAWKFIEWLSSTEIQVERASYGAQPSRQSAYDQLTQSQNEVFRSSPEFFQALYDGLTQYGIGRPKIKGYFQWSSTMQKWLTRSITEGMEPQKALSNAANETRQLLDEQGY
- a CDS encoding carbohydrate ABC transporter permease, producing MVLPAFIYAVAWIVYPMVFLLRLSLSEGVGGAFVGFENYAKVLSSADFYDAVAATLAFAVPAVGVELVFGTVLAVAYNSVSRFERVTQTILLLPMVLSTFAVGLMFRWFFSSDLGVVNYLLGLVGISGPVWLSDPQFAMVTVVVADVWQWTPFVFVLVYAGLQTIPESLIEAATIDGASRIQRFRYIILPSCIRYWW
- a CDS encoding sugar ABC transporter permease: MTEGGPGGSTKTLTMHIYENAFSFLNTADAAAMSFLFLVFIIVVSNVFIALLGRVKETR
- a CDS encoding carbohydrate ABC transporter permease, encoding MWIPETITIDAYRAILVQGPYFDYVVNSVVSTSIAVGLGLLLGIPATYVIVRYDFPLNLDHHLGFFFLSIFMLPPIAATIPYFNIFQALGALDSSVWLGLVYAVFTLPLIVWFTRGFIDDIPESLGEAAEVDGASEFQTFYYVYLPLIKPGIGAAAIISFILTWNEYFFALVLTRREAKPLSVATTEFVGQYNIAWNELSAGLVITIAPVAVFLLLTQRYIISGLTKGAVKE
- a CDS encoding ISH3 family transposase, whose protein sequence is MPKTQQADGEIHEDQLLNFLVNSLDEQVALTLAENAELDAEDIYEVLVGACADGTSVSTLCKRSEDAPHENSVLYHLRTKFDLETLEQIGNTLLQKDVLDVLPEQVEVVADLHLRPYYGDEDDTEGLYHSEAKRGTTAFHAYATLYARVKNKRYTLAVRRLEDGDTASSVLAEFLGILDGLDLGVKAVYLDREFYDSKCLTLLQAHNHAYVMPIVRWGRTIKRELSEGWSRVIQHDLTAKLDGHSWTVEFPVYIDCTYQNGRYDEHGVARHGYAADAPFINSPREARYHYAKRFGIEASYRLSEQTIATTTTQNPVVRLLYVVVSLLLQNVWRYLHWEYVATPRRGGRRLWEWSYKEFTNMMRRAAWTALATRRAVPANRPPDDRFSR